The Paenibacillus wynnii DNA window GATTATTATGAGTAGGAGGAAAGATATTGAAAAGTACGCACTTTGAACTCATATAGTTACTTGAAAGTAACATATGGCGCCATATGAGATGGAACTTGAAAAGAATTTGGAAAAAAATCCGATAGAAGTAAGGATGGCCTAATCGAATTACATAGAAGGAGAGTATATATGCCTACTCAATTAGTAAAAAAAATCATCGTGTTATGTTTGGTTCTAGTATTCATACCGGCAACATCTATTTGGGCCGCATCCGTCATTACAGACCCGGCTTTGGCGAAAGCCATTCGAGTGGAATTAAAGCTGTCGGCTAATAAAGAGTTGAAGGCTGCTGATATGCAGAAGTTGGAATCTTTGTACCCTATGAATGGAAAAGCTAAGATTACCAATTTGCAAGGACTGGAGTATGCCGTTAACATGCAGAGCTTATTTCTGCCCGGCCAAAATATAAAGTATATTACACCACTCAGCAAATTGAAAAAACTGACGTTTTTAGCTCTTGAGGGGAATCAGATTACAGATCTTTCACCGCTTTCCGGGTTAAGTTCTCTGCAAAACCTGGTAGTTGACGGTAACATGATAAAAAGTCTATTGCCCTTGAAAAATTTACATAAGCTAACCGATCTTTTTGCCAGCAATAATCAGATAGCAGATTTAGGTCCCATTCGAAAATTGAAGTTGAACTGGATCATTATGAACGGAAATAAAATTCAAGATTTACAGCCGTTAAAAAATCATCCTACACTGGAGTATCTTTATCTAGACGATAACCTTATCCAGGATATTAAAGTGCTCGAAACAATACCGCACTTAAGAGAAGTATCTTTGGCAAACAACCCGCTGAATGAGCTGTCGCAACAGGTTATCCAAAAACTAGAGGACAATGGCGTCAGTGTAAATTTGGAGAATGAAGATGAGGCCAAGCCAGAGTAGGATCTAGCAATAAGTGGTCTTAGGAAAAGAGACATATGTCACTGATCTAATTCTCACATCGCAAGTAATATGTTAGAATACAAAAAGTATTAACGCTTTATTAACTGCATAATACGCAAGCTATGATTGCTATGGATCACACTATAGCAGGAGCAGCTTCTGGAGAGACCGTGGGAAACCGCGGCGCCGAAGGGTTCACAATCTCAGGCAAAAGGACAGAAGAGTACTGAATATTTATTTGTCATGCTGATCGTTATTAGCAGGGCAAGTACTATTTAATATTCTTATGAACTGAGAGATTGGATGACATCCAATCTCTTTTTTTTATGGGCATTAACGTGTTGCATTCAGAAGGGGGAACTAGGTAATGGCACAACAAGAATTAAAAAGAGAGCTGGCCAATCGGCATGTTCAACTCATCGCCATCGGCGGCACCATCGGTACGGGATTATTCTTAGGATCCGGTAGAGCGATCCAACAGGCAGGACCCTCTATCATGATTACGTATTTGATCGTGGGTATCGCCGTGTTTTTTGTAATGAGAGCGCTAGGAGAACTCCTGTTGTCTAATGCAGGTTATCAATCTTTTACAGATATTGCTGAAGACTATCTTGGACCTCGGGCTGCATTCATAACCGGTTGGACGTATTGGTTTTGTTGGATCATGACAGCTATGGCTGATGTTATTGCCGTTGGTGTATATGTACAGTATTGGTTTGATATTCCTCAGTGGGTACCTGCCATCGTCTGCTTAATCATCTTATTAGGATTCAATCTATTAGATGTGAAACATTTCGGAGAACTCGAGTTTTGGTTTGCTTTAATCAAAGTTATTACGATTCTCGCATTAATTGGCACTGGGGTCGTTTTGCTAGTGATGGGATTAAAGACGGATGCAGGAACGGTGACGGTCAAAAACCTTTGGGAGCATGGGGGAGTTTTTCCGAACGGAATTACAGGCTTTTTACTTTCCTTTCAAATGGTTGTGTTCGCGTATGTCGGTGTGGAATTAGTGGGTGTATCAGCAGCGGAAACAGCGAATCCTGAAAAAAGCATTCCATCGGCTATTAATAAAATTCCTCTACGAATTCTATTTTTCTACGTTGGTGCGCTTTTCGTCTTGCTATGCATTAACCCATGGACGGAGCTCAATCCGTCAGAGAGTCCTTTTGTTAAGACATTTAGCTTAGTGGGGATTCCAATCGCCGCAGGGATTATTAATTTTGTCGTATTAACTTCTGCCGCTTCCGCTTGTAACAGCGGGATGTTCTCAACAAGCCGGATTCTCTATAGCTTAAGCAAGAAAGATCAGGCTTCATCTCATTTTGCAAAACTGAACAAAAATCATGTGCCAGGAAACTCGTTATTCATTTCTACACTAGTCATATCCGTGGGAGCACTCTTGAGTAAACTCATTCCGGGGCAGGCTTTTGGCATAGTGACAACCATAAGTGCAATTTGTTTTATCTGGGTTTGGGGTGTCGTTCTCGTATGCCATATCAAGTATAAGAAGACCCGGCCGGAATTACAGGCTAAGTCCAAATTCAAAGCCCCTTTTACGCCATTGATTAACTTTGTGGTCTTAGCGTTGTTTGCCGGAATTCTCATCATTATGCTGTTCGCTAAAGATACACGTCCGGCTTTATTGTTTACACCGCTATGGTTTATTCTACTATTTGTGCTTTATTCAATTCGGAACAAAAAGGTGGTAGACGAGAAAAAAGCAGCATAAAAAATGGCGGCACAGGGATGAACTCCTGTGCCGCCATTCTATTTAATAGACTATAACGCGCCTCACTTATGCGTATCTGCGAATCGTAGCTGCCAGCTGTTCGGCGATGTGATGTGCTCCTGAGGCAAGATCGCTGCGTTCAAAACGCTGTTTTACCAAACGTTCATCTGTATCAAGCGCTTCAGAGAACAGGCCAGCGAGACCACGTGCCTTGCGGTCGACCTGCATCAGCAAGCTGACACCATTTTCATCCGGATAAAAGATGATTTCGAGTTCGTCCAGTTGGCCGCGGAACATGGAGGTAGGAACAAATTCAAATTCTTGGACAAACGACATTCCGTTTGTTTTGCCGTGATGGGGCGCATATTCACAGCTGACCTCACGAAGTCTAAATCCAAGTTGATTGACTGCATCAAGAATAATAGCAGAATGTGGATGTGGCATGACTTGAAGATGATCCTCATCCGTTGGATCAATCGCTTCCTTGATATCAAGGCCGGTGTGTATCCACACGGGTGTTCTGCCCATAGTCACCGGGGTAAACGCCGGAATCTGAAAGGAGACAGGGAATTCATAGGCTTTTCCTGCTTCTGCAGTAAACTTCTCAGCGAGCAGGAATTTGGCTAGGGTTGCTTCCACTTTTGACTTTGTATCATTATGTTCCTTTACATAAGTCGTTCTTACAAAAGCGTAAACGTCATCGACTTCCTGATCTACGCGACCGCTTTCGATCCGAACGACACCACTGAGAGTATCCCCGGCGCTCACCGTATCTTGATGAAGCATAAGATCAACCTTGGCGGCACCAATTCCGGCGCTCGCCAGCATACGTTTGAACATAGACAATATAAATCTCTCCTCTCATTTCGTAACTTACCCATCATACGCAAAGATATTATCTGAGGTTTCAGCCAGGTCAGGAACAGATTAACCGAATTCTCTACATGAATGAGAAAAAAGAACGTAGAAGACCGCGCTTCCTTGGCGGTACCTGAAGCATGACAACGGCAGACGGGTGGTTCTCTTCATAGGATGAGTGTATTTGGGTATTTGGCTTCTGAATGGTTTCTAAGGATGCAGCTAATTGTGTGATCATTTGGCGTAAATCCTCGAGTTCTTCGCGCTGCTGGAACAGCTGGATCGAGACTACTTCATCTGCTTTATGATGAAGTGAGCGTTCAATGTGATCGATGCGTGAAACCATATCTTCTATAGACTTATCATGAGTGTGCAGGCGGGTCTTTTCTTGCGGTAGCTCTGGTGGCTGATTGTAAGTCGAGAGATCAATACAATCCAACGTTACCCCGTGTTCGATACGGTCTTTAATATGAGTGAGCAGGCCAATTTCCTGCTCCGAGAATATATAATGGCCAAACCGGTCTTTTTTAAAGAAATTAGGAAACATAGAGATCCAACGTTTGATAGTAGTTGGGCTAACAGACAGCAGATCAGCAGCATCCTTCGTTTTCAAAATATCCACTTTGATTCCTCCACTTCGGATGTTCTTTTATAAATGATTCGCTGTTATTAAGCGCCTCCCTGCATGGGTGACAAAGGAAGTGCTGATTCGATAAACAAAGTGTTATTACGAGTAATCTTGCGGTTTGAGTGTCTGAATTAAAGTAAAGGACTTCCTAAAGGAGTACAAGCTTGTCCTTTATCCACGAGATGATCGATTCTTTATCTCGATAGATAGGATTGATTTGCTCCCAGATGTCATTAAAGTATTCTTGAAAAGCATTCACGATCGTACCTTCTTTAATTGCGATTAATTCAACCTTCGGATGGATATCATTTCTAGGATTGACCCCGATCGCGACGGTGTGATCTCCCTTAATATCGAATTGGGCTCTATGGATGAGATCATATTTGTGATCATCGATGAGAGCAATTTCAAATCGATCATAGGTTTGTATCAACTCTATAAGATAGAGGAGGTGAACCTTAATATCCTCGCGAGTAGGCCGGAAATAGGGATTCTGAACATATTTCTCCGTTCTGACGAGTTCTTCGATGGCTTTCATTGGATAGATATGACGCATCTGGAAATGCTGGATATCTCTATAAAATGATTGAACAGTATCCTCAATCCGTTTCCAATGAATAAGACGTTCATGCTCATCTGGTATCGATAGACGCATATACATCTCCATGGTTTCAAGAGGAACGGTTAAATACGAAAGATCATGTGCGCACATGTAATGACTTCCTGGTTTTCTATCTTTGGATACATTCAATTCGAAATAGTCATTTTGGCTCAAAATATGAATTAATGGCTCGGTGTTGTGAAGCATCTGCTCTACATATTTCTCAATGACGCGTACGGCTCCAATCTCATTCAAATAGAGACCCGCATCCACTTCTTTGTATTGCTCCGTGGCGTAACCCATGATTGCGCCTTTTCTTTTTATGAGAATAATTTCTTGGGCAGGATAATCGATTCCGTATTTATTGAAGTAATAAAGGGTATAAGCGCCTGAATAGTTCGTCCACGCCAGAATTTGATTAACTAACTGGAGGGAGCGCTCTACATTTTTATTTAATCGGCATAAATGACTAACAGACCAACCTAAACGTAAAGCTTGAATGATCGTTTGCTGCCATTCGTGGTGAAGCTCGGGATATCCGTCGAAATAATCAAGTTCACTTTGAAAGGTTAGGTAGATTGCTCTTTCATTTCCTGCTTCCTGATCCTGCAAAGCGCTCTTAAGCATGGTGATTGCAGCGGATAGGATGGCTTCCTTATGTGGGAGGACAGGTGGAATGTGGGTTGTCGCAGACACCTTCATGGATGTCTGATTAGGGGATAGACCCTTGGGTTCGCGATGGGTGATCTCTAATAATTTCGAGACGACCGCTTGCGCTTCGGTTTGCTTACGGTTTTTCCTCGATACGGAATCTAGAGTTAAAGTATACACTTGGGATTCATGAAGAAACTGCCTCACTCTATTCTGGAGCGTTGTCGCTTCATCCAACGATTCATCAGTCATGCCTAAGAGAATGAATAGAGCAGCTCTTGTTGCCTTTTTATAGTCTCGATCAAGTCCATCACATAGTGCTTCCGCGATATTGTCAATATAGCTGGTATGTAAAGCAGGCGTTCGGTTTCCTTGAATCCATCTCCGAACATAGGAAGCATCGATATTTAGGGTTTTGGCAAGTCGTGCCGCAGACCACCCGCGTATGAGAAGCAGTTCCTGCAGAGACTGTCCGAATTTCATTGAATGAATCATTTGATCACCTCTTCATAAGACTACCATATTGGCAAGGACATTTGTGTCCTGTCCTGCCATGAAGTGAGATTATGAGTGCTATACTCTTTTCATCATAAGAGGAGGTTTATTGATGATGAAGAGGCGATTGTCTTTCATGGGAGCGATTATATGTATGGTTGCTGTGTTAACGGTGGGCTGTTCCAAGACGAGTCAAAGTGAAGGATCCATGTTCCGAGGAGATCTGAAACACACGGGTCTATACGCATCGAAAGGACCTGACCAGTTCCATAAAGTCAAATGGAAGTTCCAAACGAAAGATCGAATTCGCACGTCACCAGTAATTGCCAACCAAATGGTGTATTTCGGAAGCGAGGATCGGAACTTCTATGCGGTTGATGTGACAACGGGCGAGCAGAAGTGGACCTATCAGACGGATGGGGCGATCAAGTCAACGTCTGCGGTTTCGAATCAGGCGGTGTATTTTCTGAGTGGGGATGGGAAGCTGTATGCGCTGAATGCAGAGGATGGAAAGCTGAATTGGAGCTATGAGACCGATCAGAAAGATGAACCTCGCGATCAAGTTGACTATTGGCAATCATCGCCGGCAGTCTCGGATGGGATCGTATATTTCGGTGGGGGAGGGGGGAATTTCTATGCTGTAAATGCAAGCACCGGAAAGCTGGCATGGAAGAAAAAGTTGTCCCTTAATGGTTATGTCTCTGATGATCTTATACCCATTTTGCACTCTTCACCTGCGGTTGATCAGGGGGTGATCTACATGGGTATATCCGGATATGACGTGTCTAGGCAAGCTGAACCGGGTAATGTCGTTGCTTTAGACGCCAAGTCTGGAGAGCAAATATGGATATCGCCAACGATGAATGCAGTAGATTCATCTATCGTGGTGGATGATAATAAATTGTATTTCGGGATGCGTAACGGTGGCATTGGAGCACTGGACAAGAAGACAGGGGGATTCGTATGGAAAAATAACGCGGTTCCTTATTTGCTCGGATCCATGGCCCTATCTGGAAATACGCTTTTCTCTGGAAGCTCGGATAGCCATAAGCTTATTTCGCTAGATGCAGCAACAGGGGAGCAGAAGTGGGCTTTGGACACCATTGATGCCATTCACGCCTCTCCTTCAACAGATGGTAAGACGGTATTTGTCGCTTGTGGCAATCATTATTCGGATGAAAATCACGGGATGATTTACGCAGTAGATGCAGAGACAGGAACGGAGTTATGGAAGTATCAAGCGGCTGGCAACATTTATTCATCACCTGCCATCAATCAAGGTGTACTATTTGTTGGGTCTGATGACGGCTATATGTATGCTATAGAATGAAGGTATTTCTTGTGTTGCATATTGTGAGTTATATTGGACTTATTTTGCTCAGTGGCTGTACGGGCAAGACTGATACACCAGAAAGCACTGTACTATCCGCCGATGAAAGCTCTCAGGTCGTTACGGTTAGCATGCACCGTATAGTATTAGATCGTGAAATGAAGATGTCCATTTACCTTCCGCCTGCGTACAGCAGTGATGTTGCATATCCTGTTCTTTACTTGTTGTATGGCTATGGGGGCAAGCATGATACTTGGTTTGAGTATCTTCATATTAACGGTGTCGCGGATAGGCTTATTGAACAAGGGAAGATGGCTCCGGTGATTATAGTGTCTCCCGATTATGGGAACAGCTTCGGGGTCAATTCTCAGGTGGGGGAAGGGCGTGATCCCGGGAGTGTGGACATCGGACCGTATGAGGATTATTTGACTCAAGAAGTAATTCCTTACGTGGACAGTCAGTACAGCACAGTTATGGGCAAGGAGGGCAGGTATGTGGGGGGCGCATCCATGGGGGGGTATGCCGCACTTTATCTGGGGTTCAACTATCCTGAGCTGTTCAGTAAAGTCGGGGCTCATAGTGCTGCTCTCTGGGACTACACATCAACGGATCAATTTATCGGTCAGCGGGATTGGCTGTATGCGAACGAGGCCTTGCGAGAAATTCGGGACCCGTTCAAGCTGGCAGAGAGTCAGAGACTGGATGAGATGCAAGTTTACTTGGATAGTGGAACTGAAGATGCGTTGACAGAAAAAGATTATCTCCTATATATGCTACTGCGGATGAAGGGGATTGACGCACAATGGGTATCTCATTTGGGGGGACATAACAGCTCGTATTGGTCTAGTCAGCTGGAGAATTATTTAATCTTTTATAATGGATCGATATAATTCAAGATAGCGAAGAAATGGGGGGATATGATCCCAGCAGCCATTTTCAGGGCTTAGGGTACACCCCCGTTTAACTCCTGTTAGCTTTTAATTCATGCCCGGTGTAATAAGGCTCGCTTTATATTGAATGAGTGGTGCTAACCATACCATGCCTGTCCCCCGATATACATTGACCAATCCCTCACCAGATGCCGCAGAACCCATTCGAGTTTTCCCGGATTTCTCCACGGTGAAGTCTAGTGAATTCGACCACATCAACGCAAAATTCCCATCGACCTTCAGCACATCATTCTGCAATTCGACTACTACGGCTTCTTCGGTAGGAATGGGTGCTTCAAGAGCCAGAATCCCTTTACCTTTGGCACTTAGATTAAAAAGACCTTCTCCACCGAGTGCGGCAGAAGAAAGGTTCTTGCGGGCAGCGACAGCAATTTCCAGGGTTGTCTCGCAAGCTAAGAACATGCCATCGTCAATTACAATATGGTCGTTGTCGACATCAATCAACCATAGATATTTATAGGTGGTTTCCAGCAGAATCGTACCTGTACCTTTGTAGAGGGGTTTGATCGCACTGGTACCGGTCACTGCACTGGATACTAGATTTCTCATCAAACCTCCGACACCTTTAACACCTGATGTCATTTCGATATTACCAACCATATACTGCATAGCCCCAGCACTCAGCATAACCTCACTGTTGTTTAGTTCGACCATAAGCTGTTTATTTCGCATATTACTCTTGGTCATGAAGAAATTAGATTGTGCCTCTAGGAATGTTGTAGTGCTCAAATCCTCCTTATACTCGATAACCGTAAATCCGCCAAGCTGTTCCTTAATCACAACATTGTCGTTATCTTTTAGATTATTTATTGTGTAAGCCATTATGATTCCCTCCTCCAGTTATTCCTTCAAGGCGTATATATTCGACAAAAAAAGGTCGGTATCCTTGCCTTTAATAGAATACATTTTAAATGATTATAAGAATTGTGATAAAGTTATTAGAATTCTTATGGGATGGTCGCGGTAAAAATTATGGAAATAATAAATGTACCGTTCAACACAATGGATTGGAGTTCCATTGAGCCTAGTGAACACGCTGGAGAGACAGGTAAAGCGTTGTGGAGGACTCTTGAAATTGGCAATATACGAGTACGAATGGTGGAGTATACCCCTGGATATCTTGCCGATCATTGGTGTAAACGAGGACATGTACTATTAGTACTTGAAGGGGAGTTGAACACTGAATTAAGTGATGGGCGAAACTTCCTGTTAAAGTCTGGAATGAGCTATCAAGTAGCAGATGATGCTGAACCGCATAGATCATCTACTGCCACAGGAGCTAAATTGTTTATTGTAGATTAGTATGTAGGATGAAACTTTGTGACTCCGGGTATGTTAGGGGAAAAGACAACAAGGGAGTGCATCAGGATGGCCAGAAGAAGAAAATATGCGGTACCAGGGGTCGAGCGGCAAATGCAGACATTCAAAGCAGATGTAATGAAGCGCGAAGGATATGACGTTGATCCAAATCACCCGGACGATGTGAAATTCGAAGTGGCTAAGGAGCTTGGTGTTCCTCTGCAGTCAGGTGATAATGGCGGTCTGACTACGGAAGAGGTGGGCCATATCGGCGGTACAATCGGCGGGTCCATGGTTCGGGAAATGGTTCGTCTCGCTCAAGAGCACCTGGCGAATAAGAAGCAACCATAAGCCGATTCTTAAGACAAAAGTATCCGTTAAGGACTATTAACGTAGAGAGGGAGCTCAACTCGAATATCGAGAACTCCGTCTTGTAAGGAAGCACTTGTGCTGCCATTCATCTGTTCCGCCAATAACCTCACAATAGACAGGCCCAACCCTGTACCTGTGTTTCTTGCTTTATCGCCTGTATAGAAACGATCAAACAGTCGTGTTATATCTACACTGGCTGTAGGCTTGACCGGATTCTTAAAGGAGATAATGGCTTTATCGGTAACCTCTAAGCGTACTTCGATATCTCCATGGGAGTATTGAACACAATTATGAATTTCCTTGAAGTTCACAGCCAACTGATGTTCCTCCAATGCAGTTACCGATGCTGCGAGGCATTCTGCAACCCAATTGTCGTCAGTCAGCACACTATTTTGGATAAGCTGCTGATTAGCTCCTTAAAGTTCTTTTCCTCTTGAATGCCTTAAGACGGAGATTTCCCTCCGCCTTAAGGCATTTGTTAATATGGATGGCCTCTGCCGCTGAAGAAACACGTTGTACGCCGCTATAACCTGCATGGATCAATGCTTCTGCCAGCATTAAATTAACATCCTCATGATCTTCGATAATTAGAATGGATTCCACCGGCAGTGACTAGCTTATGAGGGAACAAAAAGTTGGAGAGTCATCCCGTCTGTTGACAATGATAATCATTTTCATTTATAGTTAAATAAAATTTAAAAGGTTAAGAGAAGAGAGGGATTTCTTTGCTCATTCAAACCCGAACCATCGTGGTGGAAAAGGGGAATGCGGATCAAGTTGTTGATCGCTTCACCCAGAAGAGTCCGATAGATTCTATGGAAGGTCTATTGGATAAAACCGTTATGGTGAACAAGAGGAAGCAGGATCATGAGGAAGTTGTAGTTATGATCCGCTGGGAATCTATAGAAGCCTGGAAGAATTGGGAGAAGAGTGACGTTCATATCCAAGGTCATCGGGAGAATAAGGGAAAGCCAACCCCCGAGTATGTCATCAGCTCAACGGTAAATATGTATGAAGTGAAAGCCGTCACTAAAGGATAAGGAAAGCCCATGAAACTAAAATACTTGCTCCTTCTGCTATTATTGTTCTCATTTACTTCCTTGTTTATTGGGATTAAAGACATTTCACCGCTTGATTTGTTCCATCTCTCCGAATCACAGATACAAGTCTTAATGGTTAGCAGATTGCCACGACTTGCATCGTTAGTCATTGCGGGAGTGGGCATGAGCATAGCTGGATTAATCATGCAGCAGCTCACACGTAACAAATTCGTGTCTCCGACTACGGCTGGGACCATGGATTCTGCGAAATTCGGTATTTTGGTAGCCTTGATGGTTTTTTCCGGGGCGACTCCGATGCAAAAGCTGCTGGTAGCCTTCGGCTTCGCCTTGTTAGGCACTTTTATTTTCATGCGAATTCTGGATCGGATTAAATTCAAAGATAGTATATTTATCCCTCTCGTAGGGCTGATGTTCGGTAACATAATTGGTTCAATCACTACTTTTTTCG harbors:
- a CDS encoding AIM24 family protein, producing MAYTINNLKDNDNVVIKEQLGGFTVIEYKEDLSTTTFLEAQSNFFMTKSNMRNKQLMVELNNSEVMLSAGAMQYMVGNIEMTSGVKGVGGLMRNLVSSAVTGTSAIKPLYKGTGTILLETTYKYLWLIDVDNDHIVIDDGMFLACETTLEIAVAARKNLSSAALGGEGLFNLSAKGKGILALEAPIPTEEAVVVELQNDVLKVDGNFALMWSNSLDFTVEKSGKTRMGSAASGEGLVNVYRGTGMVWLAPLIQYKASLITPGMN
- a CDS encoding DHCW motif cupin fold protein is translated as MEIINVPFNTMDWSSIEPSEHAGETGKALWRTLEIGNIRVRMVEYTPGYLADHWCKRGHVLLVLEGELNTELSDGRNFLLKSGMSYQVADDAEPHRSSTATGAKLFIVD
- a CDS encoding MerR family transcriptional regulator yields the protein MDILKTKDAADLLSVSPTTIKRWISMFPNFFKKDRFGHYIFSEQEIGLLTHIKDRIEHGVTLDCIDLSTYNQPPELPQEKTRLHTHDKSIEDMVSRIDHIERSLHHKADEVVSIQLFQQREELEDLRQMITQLAASLETIQKPNTQIHSSYEENHPSAVVMLQVPPRKRGLLRSFFSFM
- a CDS encoding alpha/beta hydrolase — its product is MLHIVSYIGLILLSGCTGKTDTPESTVLSADESSQVVTVSMHRIVLDREMKMSIYLPPAYSSDVAYPVLYLLYGYGGKHDTWFEYLHINGVADRLIEQGKMAPVIIVSPDYGNSFGVNSQVGEGRDPGSVDIGPYEDYLTQEVIPYVDSQYSTVMGKEGRYVGGASMGGYAALYLGFNYPELFSKVGAHSAALWDYTSTDQFIGQRDWLYANEALREIRDPFKLAESQRLDEMQVYLDSGTEDALTEKDYLLYMLLRMKGIDAQWVSHLGGHNSSYWSSQLENYLIFYNGSI
- a CDS encoding leucine-rich repeat domain-containing protein, translating into MPTQLVKKIIVLCLVLVFIPATSIWAASVITDPALAKAIRVELKLSANKELKAADMQKLESLYPMNGKAKITNLQGLEYAVNMQSLFLPGQNIKYITPLSKLKKLTFLALEGNQITDLSPLSGLSSLQNLVVDGNMIKSLLPLKNLHKLTDLFASNNQIADLGPIRKLKLNWIIMNGNKIQDLQPLKNHPTLEYLYLDDNLIQDIKVLETIPHLREVSLANNPLNELSQQVIQKLEDNGVSVNLENEDEAKPE
- a CDS encoding amino acid permease, with amino-acid sequence MAQQELKRELANRHVQLIAIGGTIGTGLFLGSGRAIQQAGPSIMITYLIVGIAVFFVMRALGELLLSNAGYQSFTDIAEDYLGPRAAFITGWTYWFCWIMTAMADVIAVGVYVQYWFDIPQWVPAIVCLIILLGFNLLDVKHFGELEFWFALIKVITILALIGTGVVLLVMGLKTDAGTVTVKNLWEHGGVFPNGITGFLLSFQMVVFAYVGVELVGVSAAETANPEKSIPSAINKIPLRILFFYVGALFVLLCINPWTELNPSESPFVKTFSLVGIPIAAGIINFVVLTSAASACNSGMFSTSRILYSLSKKDQASSHFAKLNKNHVPGNSLFISTLVISVGALLSKLIPGQAFGIVTTISAICFIWVWGVVLVCHIKYKKTRPELQAKSKFKAPFTPLINFVVLALFAGILIIMLFAKDTRPALLFTPLWFILLFVLYSIRNKKVVDEKKAA
- a CDS encoding PQQ-binding-like beta-propeller repeat protein codes for the protein MMKRRLSFMGAIICMVAVLTVGCSKTSQSEGSMFRGDLKHTGLYASKGPDQFHKVKWKFQTKDRIRTSPVIANQMVYFGSEDRNFYAVDVTTGEQKWTYQTDGAIKSTSAVSNQAVYFLSGDGKLYALNAEDGKLNWSYETDQKDEPRDQVDYWQSSPAVSDGIVYFGGGGGNFYAVNASTGKLAWKKKLSLNGYVSDDLIPILHSSPAVDQGVIYMGISGYDVSRQAEPGNVVALDAKSGEQIWISPTMNAVDSSIVVDDNKLYFGMRNGGIGALDKKTGGFVWKNNAVPYLLGSMALSGNTLFSGSSDSHKLISLDAATGEQKWALDTIDAIHASPSTDGKTVFVACGNHYSDENHGMIYAVDAETGTELWKYQAAGNIYSSPAINQGVLFVGSDDGYMYAIE
- a CDS encoding ATP-binding protein, which encodes MNFKEIHNCVQYSHGDIEVRLEVTDKAIISFKNPVKPTASVDITRLFDRFYTGDKARNTGTGLGLSIVRLLAEQMNGSTSASLQDGVLDIRVELPLYVNSP
- a CDS encoding alpha/beta-type small acid-soluble spore protein, whose product is MARRRKYAVPGVERQMQTFKADVMKREGYDVDPNHPDDVKFEVAKELGVPLQSGDNGGLTTEEVGHIGGTIGGSMVREMVRLAQEHLANKKQP
- a CDS encoding antibiotic biosynthesis monooxygenase, producing the protein MLIQTRTIVVEKGNADQVVDRFTQKSPIDSMEGLLDKTVMVNKRKQDHEEVVVMIRWESIEAWKNWEKSDVHIQGHRENKGKPTPEYVISSTVNMYEVKAVTKG
- a CDS encoding sporulation protein; this encodes MFKRMLASAGIGAAKVDLMLHQDTVSAGDTLSGVVRIESGRVDQEVDDVYAFVRTTYVKEHNDTKSKVEATLAKFLLAEKFTAEAGKAYEFPVSFQIPAFTPVTMGRTPVWIHTGLDIKEAIDPTDEDHLQVMPHPHSAIILDAVNQLGFRLREVSCEYAPHHGKTNGMSFVQEFEFVPTSMFRGQLDELEIIFYPDENGVSLLMQVDRKARGLAGLFSEALDTDERLVKQRFERSDLASGAHHIAEQLAATIRRYA
- a CDS encoding helix-turn-helix domain-containing protein yields the protein MIHSMKFGQSLQELLLIRGWSAARLAKTLNIDASYVRRWIQGNRTPALHTSYIDNIAEALCDGLDRDYKKATRAALFILLGMTDESLDEATTLQNRVRQFLHESQVYTLTLDSVSRKNRKQTEAQAVVSKLLEITHREPKGLSPNQTSMKVSATTHIPPVLPHKEAILSAAITMLKSALQDQEAGNERAIYLTFQSELDYFDGYPELHHEWQQTIIQALRLGWSVSHLCRLNKNVERSLQLVNQILAWTNYSGAYTLYYFNKYGIDYPAQEIILIKRKGAIMGYATEQYKEVDAGLYLNEIGAVRVIEKYVEQMLHNTEPLIHILSQNDYFELNVSKDRKPGSHYMCAHDLSYLTVPLETMEMYMRLSIPDEHERLIHWKRIEDTVQSFYRDIQHFQMRHIYPMKAIEELVRTEKYVQNPYFRPTREDIKVHLLYLIELIQTYDRFEIALIDDHKYDLIHRAQFDIKGDHTVAIGVNPRNDIHPKVELIAIKEGTIVNAFQEYFNDIWEQINPIYRDKESIISWIKDKLVLL